The Opitutales bacterium ASA1 genome window below encodes:
- the hisH gene encoding imidazole glycerol phosphate synthase subunit HisH encodes MSEGVAVCGRGGFFLVTFGGRAVTERMASEIAVINYGMGNLRSVSQALHAVGARVRIVEEPAQVGAAAGLVLPGVGALEDCVAGLRGSGFADFVRGWIADDRPFLGVCLGLQALFEHSEEGDVEGLGVFPGRVVRFRLPRPFKIPHMGWNTVEFRDPTSPLVSGLNASGESFYFVHSFHVVPADAGLALALCDYGGSFVAAIARGRCFATQFHPEKSQAKGLAIYRNFASLAAGADSGATAGEAGASAGR; translated from the coding sequence TTGAGCGAGGGCGTGGCCGTGTGTGGGCGCGGCGGGTTTTTTCTCGTCACCTTCGGCGGGCGGGCCGTGACTGAGCGCATGGCATCCGAAATCGCGGTCATCAACTACGGCATGGGCAATCTGCGCAGCGTCTCGCAGGCCCTGCACGCCGTGGGTGCGCGGGTGCGGATCGTCGAGGAACCCGCGCAGGTGGGCGCCGCCGCCGGGCTGGTCCTGCCGGGCGTGGGGGCGCTGGAGGATTGCGTGGCGGGTCTACGCGGGAGCGGGTTCGCGGACTTCGTGCGCGGATGGATCGCCGACGATCGGCCGTTTCTGGGCGTTTGCCTGGGCTTGCAGGCTTTGTTCGAGCATTCCGAGGAAGGCGACGTCGAGGGGCTGGGAGTGTTTCCGGGGCGCGTCGTGCGCTTCCGACTGCCGCGGCCGTTCAAGATCCCGCACATGGGTTGGAACACCGTCGAATTCCGCGATCCGACCTCGCCGCTCGTAAGCGGACTTAATGCATCGGGTGAGTCGTTCTACTTTGTGCACAGTTTCCACGTTGTTCCGGCGGACGCAGGCCTTGCGCTTGCTCTGTGCGATTACGGCGGTTCTTTCGTAGCTGCAATTGCTCGCGGGCGTTGCTTCGCCACGCAGTTCCACCCCGAAAAGAGTCAGGCCAAAGGTCTCGCGATCTACCGCAACTTCGCGAGTCTCGCAGCCGGTGCCGATTCCGGGGCGACGGCGGGCGAGGCGGGTGCTTCCGCGGGTCGTTGA